From the genome of Miscanthus floridulus cultivar M001 chromosome 10, ASM1932011v1, whole genome shotgun sequence, one region includes:
- the LOC136488519 gene encoding uncharacterized mitochondrial protein AtMg00810-like — protein sequence MGFEQNVYEAAMYRKGSGDSLLVIGVYVDDLIITGVNQQKIEAFKVKMKQTFEMSDLGLLSLYLGVEVRQSEGSITLKQTHFAKKILELGGMAGCNPATTPMEERLKLSKESTAKEVNPTQYRRLVGSLRYLVHTRPDLAFAVGYVSRFLEKPTTEHLQAVKRILRYLVGTLDHGLCYTRTTGKARFVGYSDSDLAGDVDSSKSTTGCLFFLGTSLVSWQSVKQRVVALSSCEAEYVAMTTAATQALWLSRLFADLLGRKVEVVELRVDNKSALALAKNPVFHDRSKHIRIKHHFIRDCVEEGSIKTEFIPTADQLADILTKALGKTKLEEMRSMIGIKEIKIS from the coding sequence ATGGGTTTTGAGCAGAATGTGTATGAAGCTGCTATGTACAGGAAGGGATCAGGTGACTCCCTACTGGTAATTGGAGTCTAtgttgatgatttgatcatcacaGGAGTCAACCAGCAGAAGATTGAAGCTTTCAAGGTAAAGATGAAGCAAACCTTTGAAATGAGTGATTTGGGTCTTCTGTCTCTCTATCTGGGAGTTGAGGTGAGACAATCAGAGGGGAGCATCACTCTGAAGCAAACCCATTTTGCTAAGAAGATACTTGAGCTTGGTGGTATGGCAGGTTGTAATCCAGCCACCACACCCATGGAAGAAAGGTTGAAATTGAGCAAGGAAAGCACAGCAAAGGAAGTAAATCCAACTCAGTACAGAAGACTGGTTGGCAGCTTGAGATACCTAGTGCACACAAGACCAGATTTGGCTTTTGCTGTAGGGTATGTTAGCAGATTTCTGGAGAAGCCAACAACTGAACATcttcaggctgtgaagaggatcttgAGATACCTGGTTGGTACTCTAGATCATGGGCTCTGCTACACTAGAACAACAGGCAAAGCAAGGTTTGTGGGTTACAGTGATTCAGATTTGGCTGGAGATGTTGATTCAAGCAAAAGTACAACTGGATGTTTGTTCTTCCTTGGAACTAGCCTAGTCAGCTGGCAGTCTGTCAAACAGAGAGTTGTTGCTCTGTCTAGCTGTGAGGCTGAATATGTGGCGATGACAACAGCTGCAACCCAAGCTTTGTGGTTGTCAAGACTGTTTGCAGATTTGTTGGGAAGAAAAGTTGAGGTGGTGGAACTCAGAGTAGACAATAAGTCTGCTCTGGCTTTGGCAAAGAATCCTGTTTTCCATGATAGGAGCAAGCAtattagaatcaagcatcatttcATCAGAGATTGTGTGGAAGAAGGTAGCATTAAGACAGAGTTCATTCCCACTGCAGATCAGCTCGCTGATATACTAACTAAAGCCTTGGGCAAAACCAAGCTGGAAGAGATGAGGAGCATGATTGGGATCAAGGAGATCAAGATTAGTTGA